AAATCCATTTATGCGTGCCCGCTGAGAAGAAGTCGCTTCCCTGGCGCGCAATATCCTCATCAAGGACGCCGAAACCATGCACGCCATCCACCACGAGCAGCACCAGATCCGACTCGTCGCGATTGCGATTGACCTTGGCCAGAGCGTCAGAAACAGCCCGGATGGGAAGCACGACGCCCGTGCCGGAATGCATCCATGTGACCCCCACAACCCGCGTCTGGGGTCGAATGGCTGAAATGAGTCGCTTCACCATCTCATCAGCCGAAGCTTTGGCGCTCGTATCATAGAGCGTGACCCTGCGGACTTTGTGCCCGTTTTATCGGCCGCGAGGCGGATTGATTCATGATGCGCGTAAAACTCATGCGTTGTCGTCAGGATCTCCTAACCGGGGCGCAGTTGCAGGCCACTATAAATCAGCGATAGTCCCCATGTCGTTCTGGCGGTGAGGGTGATTTCATCTGGCTTGCCGCCGACATATTCCGCCGCCGCCTTGGCGACATTGCGCCACAGCATGTCGCGGGTCTGCATGAACATATGGTCATCCAGATAGGAATAGGGGTTCGCGTTGAGCGCGTCGCGGTAGCGCTCTATCGCTTCACGCACAGGTGCCGGATAGGAGGCGAGGAAGAAGTTGGCCAGATGGGCCAGTTTGGGATCAAGATTGAACTGTGCACGTACCGATGTCCAATCGGACGGATCAAGCGTCGGCTTCCGCTCCGCAGTCTGGGCTTTACCACTTGCTAATCCCAGCATCATTCCTGCAGTGGCAATCGTCGATGACCCTTGAAGGAATTTACGGCGAGAGGTTTCCATTTTTATACTCCTTGATTGTTATGATGAGGGCCGGTGCCATGACGCGCTGGGCTTTCAGCAGATCCCATATGCTGGTTTCCAAATTGCGGTAGGCTTGTTTGCTGTAGGCACCCGCCGCAAGCGATGCTGAATCGACCGGCAGTCCGAGCTTCTCAAGCAATAGTGCACCGCTCTGAACGACATTGTCCGAGAAGACCAGGCCCGCTTTGAGGCGGGAACGCAGTGGCTGCAATTGCAACAAAGCCTGTTCGACGAAGTCTGGCGCCAACGGGTCAAGATCGACGACATGGTCGCACAATGCTCTATCAAGTTCTCCCGGACGATGTCGGACAAGGACAGTCCCCGCATCGTAAGTGTCGCGGACGAGTTGCACGATGTGCGCGACATCACCGACGTGTGAGAGATTATAATCGACAATCAGCAGCAGCGGCGGCGCGGTGCCGACCTCAATCTCATTCGACTCATAAATAACCTGCAGAGCCTCGGCGGATTTAGCCAGAAGAGACGGGAACGCCGTTTCACGCTCCTGCCTTGGCAGTTGCCAAAGGAATTGGCCCATA
This DNA window, taken from Acetobacteraceae bacterium, encodes the following:
- a CDS encoding aminotransferase class V-fold PLP-dependent enzyme, giving the protein MVKRLISAIRPQTRVVGVTWMHSGTGVVLPIRAVSDALAKVNRNRDESDLVLLVVDGVHGFGVLDEDIARQGSDFFSAGTHKWIFGPHGTGMVWGRNESWALLKPTVPSLMASELNAAWRAGQPPKRACQGRLDQPRRLLCL
- a CDS encoding twin-arginine translocation signal domain-containing protein; its protein translation is METSRRKFLQGSSTIATAGMMLGLASGKAQTAERKPTLDPSDWTSVRAQFNLDPKLAHLANFFLASYPAPVREAIERYRDALNANPYSYLDDHMFMQTRDMLWRNVAKAAAEYVGGKPDEITLTARTTWGLSLIYSGLQLRPG